A region of Pseudomonas cavernicola DNA encodes the following proteins:
- a CDS encoding sigma-54-dependent transcriptional regulator — protein MRIHVTFLDRVGITQEVLALLGGRSLNLDAVEMAPPNVYIDAPTLSPEVLDELREALHKVAGVQAVTIVDILPGQRRHLQLDALLAAMSDPVLTVDRDGLVLLANPALSALCGHDPAGQPLAELFVDPALPKALIEHGFRLPLREVTLNGEALLLDAVPINEGEHLTGALLTLYPPNRIGGRLAALHHDHAEGFDALLGDSQPIRTLKARAQRIAGLDAPLLIHGETGTGKELVARACHAISARRDAPFLALNCAALPESLAESELFGYAPGAFTGAQRGGKPGLLELANQGTVFLDEIGEMSPYLQAKLLRFLSDGCFRRVGGDREVKVDVRILSATHRDLERMVGAGSFREDLFYRLNVLNLEVPPLRERGQDILLLAHFFMQQACTQIQRPPCHLAPGTYPALLGNHWPGNVRQLQNVIFRAAAICENPQVALDDLDIASTAMARQGDGEVGSLEEAMQGFEKELLAKLYRSYPSSRQLAARLRTSHSAIANRLRKYGIPGKA, from the coding sequence ATGCGCATCCACGTCACCTTCCTCGACCGCGTCGGCATCACCCAGGAGGTCCTCGCCCTTCTCGGCGGCCGCAGCCTGAATCTGGACGCGGTGGAGATGGCGCCGCCGAACGTCTACATCGACGCGCCGACCCTCAGCCCCGAGGTGCTCGACGAACTGCGCGAGGCCCTGCACAAGGTCGCAGGCGTGCAGGCCGTGACCATCGTCGACATCCTCCCCGGCCAGCGCCGTCACCTGCAGCTCGACGCCCTGCTGGCCGCCATGAGCGACCCGGTGCTGACGGTGGATCGCGACGGTCTGGTGCTGCTGGCCAACCCGGCCCTGAGCGCCCTTTGCGGCCATGATCCGGCCGGGCAGCCCCTGGCCGAGCTCTTCGTCGACCCGGCCCTGCCAAAGGCGCTGATCGAGCATGGCTTCCGTCTGCCGCTGCGCGAAGTCACCCTCAACGGCGAGGCGCTGCTGCTGGATGCCGTGCCGATCAACGAGGGCGAGCACTTGACCGGCGCTCTCCTCACCCTCTACCCGCCCAATCGCATCGGCGGGCGCCTGGCCGCCCTGCATCACGACCATGCCGAAGGTTTCGATGCCCTGCTCGGCGATTCGCAGCCGATCCGCACCCTCAAGGCCCGCGCCCAGCGCATCGCCGGCCTCGATGCGCCGCTGCTGATCCATGGCGAAACCGGCACCGGCAAGGAACTGGTGGCCCGTGCCTGCCACGCCATCAGCGCCAGGCGCGACGCACCGTTCCTCGCCCTCAACTGCGCGGCCCTGCCGGAGAGCCTGGCCGAGAGCGAACTGTTCGGCTACGCCCCCGGCGCCTTCACCGGCGCCCAGCGCGGCGGCAAGCCCGGCCTGCTGGAGCTGGCCAACCAGGGCACGGTGTTCCTCGACGAGATCGGCGAGATGTCGCCCTACCTGCAGGCCAAGCTGCTGCGTTTTCTCAGCGACGGCTGCTTCCGCCGGGTCGGCGGCGACCGCGAAGTGAAGGTCGATGTGCGCATCCTCAGCGCCACCCACCGCGACCTGGAGAGGATGGTCGGCGCAGGCAGCTTCCGCGAAGACCTGTTCTACCGCCTCAACGTGCTCAACCTGGAAGTGCCGCCGCTGCGCGAACGTGGCCAGGACATCCTGCTGCTGGCGCACTTCTTCATGCAGCAGGCCTGCACCCAGATCCAGCGCCCGCCCTGCCACCTGGCTCCCGGCACCTACCCGGCGCTGCTCGGCAACCACTGGCCGGGCAACGTCCGCCAGTTGCAGAACGTGATCTTCCGCGCCGCCGCCATCTGCGAGAACCCGCAGGTGGCGCTCGACGACCTGGATATCGCCAGCACCGCCATGGCCCGGCAGGGCGACGGCGAGGTCGGCAGCCTGGAAGAGGCCATGCAAGGTTTCGAGAAGGAGCTGCTGGCCAAGCTCTACCGCAGTTACCCCTCTAGCCGGCAACTGGCCGCCCGCCTGCGCACCTCGCACAGCGCCATCGCCAACCGCCTGCGCAAATACGGCATTCCCGGCAAGGCCTGA
- a CDS encoding LysR family transcriptional regulator yields the protein MIQLHDVDLKLLRVFATIVKCGGFSAAQAALNAGQSTISEQMTHLETRLGVKLCQRGRSGFRLTEQGVAIHEATQRLLSAVDNFCMDADVLKQYITGKLNLGIIDSTISDPDSPLPKTTQRFVSRGHDVHLNVYVGAPAELEERVLDGRLHLAIGHFPIHVPGLSYLPLYQEALGLYCGRRHPLFGSQAESSELLEEIAESRIVARGYMQQYDLEHLGVSKAAATVDNIEALAILIISGAYIGFLPVHFAAQWVRTGDMQQLGPESLQLMSPFDVITRRGVAPPPILRAFLEDLATCSRNPVRA from the coding sequence GTGATTCAACTGCACGATGTCGACCTGAAACTGCTCAGGGTGTTTGCCACCATCGTCAAATGCGGCGGTTTTTCCGCCGCGCAGGCGGCCTTGAATGCCGGCCAGTCGACCATCAGCGAACAGATGACCCATCTGGAGACCCGGCTCGGGGTCAAGCTCTGCCAGCGCGGCCGCAGTGGCTTTCGTCTGACCGAGCAAGGCGTAGCGATCCATGAAGCCACCCAGCGCCTGCTATCGGCAGTGGATAACTTCTGCATGGATGCCGATGTGCTCAAGCAGTACATCACCGGCAAGCTCAACCTCGGCATCATCGACTCCACCATCAGCGACCCGGACTCGCCCCTGCCGAAGACCACCCAGCGCTTCGTCTCCAGGGGGCACGACGTGCATCTCAACGTCTATGTCGGCGCCCCCGCGGAACTGGAGGAGCGCGTGCTCGACGGCCGCCTGCACCTGGCCATCGGGCACTTCCCTATCCACGTTCCCGGCCTGTCGTACTTGCCGCTTTATCAGGAGGCGCTGGGTCTGTATTGCGGTCGGCGCCACCCGCTGTTCGGCAGCCAGGCCGAGAGTTCCGAGCTGCTCGAGGAGATCGCCGAGAGCCGTATCGTCGCCAGGGGTTATATGCAGCAATACGACCTGGAGCATCTAGGCGTCAGCAAGGCGGCGGCCACGGTGGACAACATCGAGGCCCTGGCCATCCTGATCATCTCCGGGGCCTACATCGGCTTCCTGCCCGTGCACTTCGCCGCCCAGTGGGTGAGGACCGGCGACATGCAGCAATTGGGGCCGGAGAGCCTGCAACTGATGTCGCCATTCGATGTGATCACTCGTCGCGGCGTGGCCCCACCGCCGATTCTCCGGGCCTTCCTCGAGGACCTGGCGACCTGTTCGCGCAACCCGGTCCGCGCCTAG
- the speB gene encoding agmatinase — MSKHGYESGRLNLPFVGHCTFAKSPVCTDWDALDADVAILGAPNDMGTQWRSGARFGPRGIREASTLFSFGHAGAYDHEDDVMYLTASDVRMVDVGDADIVHTDMATSNANTEFAVRKILEAGTMPVVLGGDHSIHAPVIKAFEGRGPIHIIHFDAHLDFVDERHGVRYGHGNPLRRASEMNHIVGMTQMGIRNVSSSNRDDYEAAHAAGSKILSVRDVRRLGTEGVLELIPQGVNYYITIDIDGFDPSIAPGTGTPSHGGFLYYEVLEIIQALAKRSQGNIVGMDLVEVAPVYDPAGVTSILAAQLLLNSIGFIFHERACAR, encoded by the coding sequence ATGTCGAAGCACGGTTATGAATCAGGTCGCTTGAACCTGCCGTTCGTAGGTCACTGCACCTTTGCCAAATCCCCTGTGTGCACCGATTGGGATGCGCTCGATGCAGACGTGGCCATCCTTGGAGCGCCCAACGACATGGGTACCCAGTGGCGTTCCGGCGCACGTTTTGGGCCACGCGGGATTCGCGAGGCATCGACGCTGTTCTCCTTCGGCCACGCCGGAGCTTATGACCACGAAGATGACGTCATGTACCTGACCGCGTCGGACGTGCGTATGGTGGACGTCGGTGACGCCGATATCGTGCATACCGACATGGCCACGAGCAACGCGAACACCGAGTTCGCCGTCCGCAAGATTCTTGAGGCCGGCACCATGCCGGTGGTGCTCGGTGGCGATCACTCGATTCACGCGCCGGTGATCAAGGCTTTCGAGGGGCGCGGCCCGATCCATATCATCCACTTCGATGCGCACCTGGACTTCGTCGACGAGCGCCATGGCGTTCGCTATGGCCATGGCAATCCGCTGCGCCGCGCTTCGGAAATGAACCATATCGTCGGCATGACCCAGATGGGCATCCGCAACGTGTCTTCTTCCAATCGCGATGACTATGAAGCCGCCCATGCCGCCGGCTCGAAGATCCTTTCGGTACGGGATGTCCGTCGCCTCGGTACCGAGGGCGTGTTGGAGCTGATCCCGCAAGGCGTCAACTACTACATCACCATCGACATCGATGGCTTCGACCCCTCCATCGCGCCTGGCACCGGCACTCCCAGCCATGGCGGATTCCTCTATTACGAGGTGCTGGAAATCATCCAGGCCCTGGCCAAGCGCAGCCAAGGCAACATCGTCGGCATGGATCTGGTCGAGGTCGCGCCCGTCTATGACCCGGCCGGGGTCACCTCGATTCTCGCCGCACAACTGCTGCTGAACAGCATCGGTTTCATCTTCCACGAGCGCGCCTGCGCCCGTTAA
- a CDS encoding sigma-54-dependent transcriptional regulator gives MRIHVTFIDRVGITQEVLALLGGRNLNLDAVEMIPPNVYIDAPTLSPSVLEELRDALFRLHGVQEVDVVDILPGQRRRLQLDALLAAMADPVLAVDGSGHVLLANPALIALCGREPAGGPLAALFDDPALQRTLIEHGFRLPMREVSLNGRALLLDAMPITDGGAENQQQLAGGLLTLYVPNRIGERLAALHHDHAEGFDSLLGESPPVRTLKARAQRIATLDAPLLIQGETGTGKELVARACHALSPRHNAPFLALNCAALPENLAESELFGYAPGAFTGAQRGGKPGLLELADQGTVSLDEIGEMSPYLQAKLLRFLSDGSFRRVGGDREMKVNVRILSATHRNLEKMVSEGSFREDLFYRLNVLNLEVPPLRERGHDILLLARHFMQQACAQIQRPTCRLTPGTYPALLSNRWPGNVRQLQNVIFRAAAICESPLVDIGDLDIAGTSVARQSDGEVSSLEDAVEGFEKGLLEKLYASYPSSRQLAARLQTSHSAIANRLRKYGIPGKG, from the coding sequence ATGCGCATTCACGTCACCTTTATCGACCGCGTTGGTATCACCCAGGAAGTGCTCGCCCTGCTCGGCGGGCGCAACCTCAATCTGGACGCGGTGGAGATGATCCCACCCAACGTCTATATCGACGCCCCGACCCTCAGCCCGAGCGTGCTGGAAGAACTGCGCGACGCCTTGTTCCGTCTGCATGGGGTGCAGGAAGTGGATGTGGTGGACATCCTTCCCGGCCAACGTCGACGCCTGCAACTCGACGCCCTGCTGGCCGCCATGGCCGACCCGGTGTTGGCGGTGGATGGCTCCGGCCACGTGCTGCTGGCCAATCCGGCGTTGATCGCCCTGTGTGGCCGCGAACCCGCCGGTGGACCGCTGGCGGCGCTGTTCGACGATCCAGCCCTGCAACGCACGCTGATCGAGCACGGTTTTCGCCTGCCAATGCGCGAGGTCTCGCTCAACGGCCGAGCTCTGCTACTCGATGCCATGCCGATTACCGATGGGGGCGCAGAAAATCAACAGCAACTGGCCGGCGGCCTGCTGACCCTCTATGTACCGAACCGCATCGGCGAACGTCTGGCGGCTCTGCACCATGATCACGCCGAAGGCTTCGACTCGTTACTCGGCGAATCACCGCCGGTGCGCACGTTGAAAGCCCGCGCCCAGCGCATTGCCACCCTCGACGCGCCGCTACTGATCCAGGGTGAAACCGGCACCGGCAAGGAGCTGGTGGCCCGCGCCTGTCATGCCCTCAGTCCACGCCACAATGCACCGTTCCTGGCCTTGAACTGCGCGGCACTGCCGGAGAACCTCGCCGAGAGCGAACTGTTCGGCTACGCTCCCGGCGCCTTCACCGGCGCCCAGCGGGGTGGCAAACCCGGTCTGCTCGAGCTGGCCGACCAGGGCACGGTGTCCCTCGACGAGATCGGCGAGATGTCGCCCTACTTGCAAGCCAAGCTGCTGCGGTTTCTCAGCGATGGCAGCTTCCGTCGAGTCGGTGGCGACCGCGAAATGAAGGTCAACGTGCGCATCCTCAGCGCTACCCACCGCAACCTGGAAAAGATGGTCAGCGAAGGCAGCTTCCGTGAGGACCTGTTCTACCGCCTGAATGTGCTCAACCTGGAAGTGCCACCGCTGCGCGAGCGCGGCCATGACATCCTGCTGCTGGCCCGGCACTTCATGCAGCAGGCCTGCGCGCAGATTCAGCGGCCAACCTGTCGACTGACACCTGGAACCTACCCTGCACTGCTGAGCAATCGCTGGCCGGGCAATGTGCGGCAGCTACAGAACGTGATCTTCCGCGCGGCGGCCATTTGCGAAAGCCCGCTGGTGGATATTGGCGACCTGGATATTGCCGGCACTTCCGTGGCGCGCCAGTCCGATGGCGAAGTGAGCAGCCTGGAAGACGCTGTCGAGGGTTTCGAAAAAGGTCTGCTGGAGAAGCTCTACGCCAGCTACCCCTCCAGCCGGCAACTCGCCGCACGCCTGCAAACCTCGCACAGCGCCATCGCCAACCGGCTGCGCAAATACGGTATTCCCGGCAAGGGCTGA
- a CDS encoding aldehyde dehydrogenase family protein yields the protein MDSNVKEYLQTFGVSEATQRFLSKAQKMFIGGAWVEASDGGTADVIEPSTEGLITRIPMGTTADLDHAVQAARAQFDGGTWRLLKPLERERLLQRLADLIESHAAELAEIESIDMGKSVAHARDVDIQGTVDTFRYFAGWATKLHGRTVEPSLPGNYLAYTRKEPVGVVGAIVPWNFPLQTMAWKLGAALATGCTVVVKPAELTSLSALRFAELVQEAGIPDGVVNIVTGRGTVVGAAMATHPGIDKLTFTGSTPVGRTVGRAAVDEMKRLTLELGGKSPVIVLADADLPAAAQAVANGVFFNSGQVCDAGTRAYIHRSIYDEFLRELVAYTRTLKMAPGLDPDCFISPLVSKQQQERVLDYIEIGKREGAEVYYGGQPVEGPGYFVEPTIFAHCRNDMRIVQEEIFGPVLVTAPFDNDEEALALANDSPYGLAAALYSNDLNRVHGLIPRLRAGSVYVNAHSTIDPSMPFGGFKQSGFGKDLGPEQLDYLLETKAVWITLP from the coding sequence GTGGACAGCAACGTCAAAGAGTATCTGCAGACATTCGGGGTATCCGAGGCCACCCAGCGGTTCCTCTCCAAAGCCCAGAAGATGTTCATCGGTGGCGCCTGGGTGGAGGCCAGCGACGGCGGCACCGCCGATGTGATCGAGCCGTCGACCGAGGGTCTGATCACCCGTATCCCCATGGGCACTACGGCCGATCTCGATCACGCCGTGCAAGCCGCCCGTGCACAGTTTGACGGTGGTACCTGGCGCCTGCTGAAGCCGCTGGAGCGCGAGCGTCTGCTGCAGCGCCTGGCCGACTTGATCGAGAGCCACGCCGCCGAGTTGGCCGAGATCGAGTCGATCGACATGGGCAAATCGGTGGCCCATGCGCGCGACGTCGATATCCAGGGCACGGTCGATACCTTCCGTTATTTCGCCGGCTGGGCCACCAAGCTCCACGGGCGCACCGTCGAGCCGTCGCTGCCGGGTAACTACCTGGCCTATACGCGCAAGGAGCCGGTGGGCGTGGTCGGTGCCATCGTGCCGTGGAACTTCCCGCTGCAGACCATGGCCTGGAAGCTCGGCGCCGCACTGGCCACCGGCTGCACCGTGGTGGTCAAGCCGGCCGAGCTGACCTCGTTGTCGGCCCTGCGTTTCGCCGAACTAGTGCAGGAAGCGGGCATCCCGGACGGGGTGGTCAACATCGTCACCGGGCGCGGCACTGTGGTCGGTGCGGCGATGGCGACGCACCCCGGCATCGACAAGCTCACCTTCACCGGTTCGACGCCGGTCGGCCGCACCGTCGGCCGCGCAGCGGTGGACGAGATGAAACGGTTGACCCTCGAGCTCGGCGGCAAGTCCCCGGTTATCGTGCTCGCCGATGCCGACCTGCCGGCCGCCGCCCAGGCCGTGGCCAACGGGGTGTTCTTCAACTCCGGGCAGGTCTGTGATGCCGGCACCCGCGCCTACATCCACCGCAGCATCTACGACGAGTTCCTGCGCGAGCTGGTCGCCTACACGCGGACGCTGAAGATGGCGCCAGGCCTCGATCCCGACTGTTTCATCAGCCCGCTGGTGTCGAAGCAGCAGCAGGAGCGGGTGCTGGACTACATCGAAATCGGCAAGCGCGAGGGCGCCGAAGTCTATTACGGCGGCCAGCCCGTCGAGGGCCCCGGCTACTTCGTCGAGCCGACCATCTTCGCCCATTGCCGCAATGATATGCGCATCGTCCAGGAGGAGATCTTCGGCCCGGTGCTGGTTACCGCGCCCTTCGACAATGACGAAGAGGCGCTGGCCCTGGCCAACGACTCGCCCTACGGGCTGGCCGCCGCACTCTATTCCAACGACCTCAACCGCGTGCACGGCCTGATCCCGCGGCTGCGAGCGGGCTCGGTGTACGTCAATGCCCACAGCACCATCGACCCGTCGATGCCGTTTGGTGGTTTCAAGCAGTCCGGGTTCGGCAAGGATCTCGGTCCCGAACAGCTCGATTACCTGCTGGAGACCAAGGCGGTCTGGATAACGCTGCCCTGA
- the pyrF gene encoding orotidine-5'-phosphate decarboxylase: MSACQTPIIVALDFPTREAALKLADQLDPRLCRVKVGKELFTSCASDIVTTLRDKGFDVFLDLKFHDIPNTTAMAVKAAAEMGVWMVNVHCSGGLRMMAACRETLDKFNGPKPLLIGVTVLTSMEREDLAGIGLDIEPQEQVLRLAGLAAKAGMDGLVCSAQEAQALKAAYPGLQLVTPGIRPAGSAQDDQRRILTPRQALEAGSDYLVIGRPISQAANPAQALAAVVAELA; the protein is encoded by the coding sequence ATGTCCGCCTGCCAGACTCCTATCATCGTCGCCCTGGATTTCCCCACTCGCGAAGCCGCGTTGAAGCTGGCTGATCAGCTGGATCCGCGGCTGTGCCGGGTCAAGGTCGGCAAGGAGTTGTTCACCAGTTGCGCGTCGGACATCGTCACGACCTTGCGCGACAAGGGTTTCGACGTATTCCTTGACCTGAAATTTCACGACATCCCGAACACCACGGCAATGGCGGTGAAAGCGGCGGCCGAGATGGGCGTGTGGATGGTCAACGTGCACTGCTCCGGTGGTTTGCGCATGATGGCCGCGTGCCGCGAAACCCTCGATAAGTTCAATGGACCGAAGCCGTTGCTGATCGGTGTCACTGTGCTGACCAGCATGGAGCGCGAGGATCTGGCCGGCATCGGCTTGGATATCGAGCCGCAGGAGCAGGTGCTGCGCTTGGCTGGTTTGGCGGCAAAAGCCGGGATGGACGGCCTGGTGTGTTCGGCCCAGGAAGCGCAGGCGCTGAAAGCTGCGTACCCGGGGCTGCAATTGGTCACGCCGGGGATTCGTCCCGCCGGCAGTGCGCAGGACGATCAGCGCCGCATCCTCACGCCTCGTCAGGCGCTGGAAGCCGGCTCCGACTATCTGGTGATCGGTCGCCCCATCAGCCAAGCAGCCAACCCGGCGCAGGCCTTGGCGGCAGTGGTCGCGGAACTGGCGTAA
- the betA gene encoding choline dehydrogenase, producing the protein MNEHYDYIIIGAGSAGCVLANRLSEDAGTSVLVLEFGGSDRSVVIQMPSAFSIPMNTKKYNWRYETEPETYLDGRRIHCPRGKVLGGSSSINGLVYIRGHAYDFDEWEELGARDWGYRNCLPYFKRAESFSAGGDQYRGDAGPLHTNNGNNMQNPLYGAWVEAGAEAGYIKTDDTNGFMQEGFGAMHMTVKDGVRCSTANAYLRPAMGRPNLTVVTKAMTRRIILEGKRAVGIEYDCEGETQKVYCNREILVSAGPIGSPHLLQRSGIGPLEVLRKAGVEVRHELPGVGENLQDHAEIYIQFGCKEPVTLNSKMDPLSKLLIGLRWLLFKDGLGATNHFEAGGFIRSEQGLRWPDIQFHFLPAAMRYDGKKPIKGHGFMVLTGPNKPKSRGHVRVRSADPYEHPEIRFNYLQREEDREGFRRCVRLTREIIGQPAMDRFRDGEIAPGPQVNSDAEIDAFVRENLESTYHPCGSCRMGEDDMAVVDSELRVRGIEGLRVIDSSVFPTEPNGNLNAPTIMLAERASDLVRGRRQLPPSEAPVGLAANWETRQRTNSPARNVRV; encoded by the coding sequence ATGAATGAGCATTACGACTACATCATCATCGGTGCGGGTTCTGCCGGCTGCGTGCTGGCCAACCGTCTGAGCGAAGATGCAGGCACTTCGGTCCTGGTTCTGGAATTCGGCGGCAGCGATCGCAGTGTGGTGATCCAGATGCCGAGTGCTTTTTCTATCCCGATGAACACCAAGAAATACAACTGGCGTTACGAGACCGAGCCAGAGACCTACCTCGACGGGCGGCGGATCCATTGCCCGAGAGGCAAGGTCCTGGGCGGCTCGTCGTCGATCAACGGCCTGGTTTACATCCGCGGGCACGCCTACGACTTCGACGAGTGGGAGGAACTCGGCGCCCGCGACTGGGGCTATCGCAACTGCCTGCCGTACTTCAAGCGTGCCGAGAGCTTCAGTGCCGGGGGCGACCAGTATCGCGGCGATGCCGGCCCGCTGCACACCAACAACGGCAACAACATGCAGAACCCGCTGTACGGGGCCTGGGTCGAGGCGGGGGCCGAGGCCGGCTACATCAAGACCGACGATACCAACGGCTTCATGCAGGAAGGCTTCGGCGCCATGCACATGACGGTCAAGGATGGTGTGCGCTGCTCCACCGCCAATGCCTACCTGCGGCCGGCCATGGGGCGCCCTAACCTGACGGTGGTAACCAAGGCGATGACGCGCCGGATCATCCTCGAAGGCAAACGCGCGGTGGGCATCGAATACGACTGTGAAGGCGAAACCCAGAAGGTTTACTGCAACCGCGAAATCCTGGTGTCGGCCGGGCCCATCGGTTCACCGCACTTGCTGCAACGCTCCGGCATCGGACCGCTCGAGGTGCTCAGGAAAGCCGGGGTCGAGGTCAGGCACGAGCTCCCCGGCGTGGGGGAAAACCTGCAGGATCACGCGGAGATCTATATTCAGTTCGGCTGCAAGGAACCAGTGACGCTGAACAGCAAGATGGACCCGCTAAGCAAGCTGCTGATCGGTCTGCGCTGGCTACTGTTCAAGGACGGACTGGGGGCGACCAACCACTTCGAGGCCGGTGGCTTCATCCGCTCCGAGCAGGGGCTGCGCTGGCCGGATATCCAGTTCCACTTCCTGCCCGCGGCGATGCGCTACGACGGCAAGAAACCGATCAAGGGCCACGGTTTCATGGTTCTCACTGGGCCGAACAAACCCAAGAGCCGCGGCCATGTGCGGGTCCGCTCGGCGGACCCCTACGAGCATCCAGAGATCCGCTTCAACTACCTGCAACGCGAAGAGGACCGCGAGGGCTTCCGCCGCTGCGTGCGCCTGACCCGGGAAATCATCGGCCAGCCGGCGATGGACCGCTTCCGCGACGGCGAGATCGCGCCCGGGCCGCAGGTGAACAGCGATGCAGAGATCGACGCCTTCGTCCGTGAGAACCTGGAGAGCACCTACCATCCTTGCGGCTCGTGCCGCATGGGCGAGGACGACATGGCGGTGGTCGATTCCGAGCTACGCGTGCGGGGCATCGAGGGTTTGCGGGTGATCGACTCGTCGGTGTTCCCCACCGAGCCAAACGGCAACCTCAATGCGCCCACCATCATGCTGGCCGAGCGCGCCTCCGACCTGGTGCGCGGGCGCAGGCAACTGCCCCCGTCGGAGGCACCGGTCGGCCTGGCGGCCAACTGGGAAACTCGCCAACGAACAAATTCGCCGGCACGGAATGTCCGCGTTTGA
- a CDS encoding purine-cytosine permease family protein: MAKHEQVDHSLEAERGDTPLLPSERMWGFWEFTYANSALAIATWAFLIGGATALFVGPMEGIAAIVIGNILGVLLATFSTCVPCGKYGTEQFTFLRSMFGSNGSRLVYVLAVVFLTMGWLAVLGLMFGRSIDGLAGLVAEHQTDPNGWLVLASGFVAILLTGFVVAKGPTSIKVFNTIVAPALVIIMGVMLYMILSKHSFAELMAMPALDAPFADKRVNFMIAVEVNMAAGFSWWPYVGNLARLSKNERTAFWPNIIGIFGAASLGEVVGLLAAAALGNSDPTVWMTHIGGIAFGVIALGFVAFANVTSMINILYTSIVGLRQLAGKKLREMNWELLVLLFCVVPALIVCFAPGIYDGFFIFLVWTSALNSALAGIGIADYFFLRRQRMNLRHLYAPEQQSPYRYWKGFNPIALVALAVGFGIYVLVFNPQTLANTTLFTFVTASLPSCLLAGVVHYVLTRVLAERMGWGAYPKRHDGKTEVLDLKARGYSNE; encoded by the coding sequence ATGGCCAAGCATGAGCAAGTCGACCATAGCCTCGAGGCGGAGCGCGGCGATACCCCGCTGTTGCCCTCGGAGCGGATGTGGGGTTTCTGGGAGTTCACCTACGCCAACTCGGCCCTGGCCATCGCCACCTGGGCCTTCCTGATCGGTGGCGCCACGGCGCTGTTCGTCGGTCCCATGGAGGGCATCGCCGCCATCGTCATCGGCAACATTCTCGGTGTGCTGTTGGCGACCTTCTCGACCTGCGTGCCGTGTGGCAAGTATGGCACCGAGCAGTTCACCTTCCTGCGCAGCATGTTCGGCAGCAATGGCAGCCGACTGGTCTATGTGCTCGCGGTGGTGTTCCTGACCATGGGTTGGCTGGCCGTGCTGGGGCTGATGTTCGGGCGCTCGATCGACGGCCTGGCTGGTCTGGTCGCGGAGCATCAGACCGACCCGAATGGTTGGCTGGTCCTGGCCTCGGGCTTCGTCGCCATTCTGCTGACCGGCTTCGTGGTCGCCAAGGGCCCCACCTCGATCAAGGTGTTCAACACCATAGTCGCCCCGGCGCTGGTCATCATCATGGGCGTAATGCTCTACATGATCCTCAGCAAGCACTCCTTCGCCGAGCTGATGGCGATGCCGGCCCTGGATGCGCCCTTCGCGGATAAGCGCGTTAACTTCATGATCGCAGTGGAAGTGAACATGGCGGCCGGCTTTTCCTGGTGGCCCTACGTCGGCAACCTGGCCAGGCTGAGCAAGAACGAAAGGACCGCGTTCTGGCCGAACATCATCGGCATCTTCGGCGCCGCTTCACTGGGTGAGGTAGTAGGCCTGCTGGCCGCCGCCGCGCTCGGCAACAGTGACCCGACCGTGTGGATGACCCATATCGGTGGCATCGCTTTCGGTGTCATCGCCCTGGGGTTCGTGGCCTTTGCCAACGTGACCAGTATGATCAATATCCTCTACACCTCGATCGTCGGCCTGCGCCAGCTCGCCGGGAAGAAGCTCCGGGAGATGAACTGGGAACTGCTGGTGCTGCTGTTCTGCGTGGTGCCGGCGCTGATCGTCTGCTTCGCGCCGGGCATCTACGATGGCTTCTTCATCTTCCTGGTGTGGACCTCGGCCCTGAACAGTGCGCTGGCCGGCATCGGCATCGCCGACTACTTCTTCCTGCGCCGCCAGCGCATGAACCTGCGCCACCTGTACGCCCCCGAGCAGCAGTCGCCGTACCGCTACTGGAAGGGCTTCAACCCCATCGCCCTGGTGGCGCTGGCGGTCGGCTTCGGCATCTATGTGCTGGTGTTCAACCCGCAGACGCTGGCCAATACCACGCTGTTCACCTTCGTTACCGCCTCGTTGCCGTCCTGCCTGCTCGCCGGCGTCGTCCACTACGTGTTGACCCGGGTGCTGGCTGAGCGGATGGGCTGGGGTGCCTACCCAAAGCGCCATGACGGCAAGACCGAGGTGCTCGACCTCAAAGCAAGGGGCTACAGCAATGAATGA
- the gcvH gene encoding glycine cleavage system protein GcvH, which translates to MTELRFTVNHEWLRLEADGLLTVGITPFAQEALGDVVFVQLPELGAYSAGAEVAVLESVKAASNIAMPLDGEVVEVNQTLEDSPDLVNEDALGSGWFFRMRPADTSQLADLLDQAGYEALVKANG; encoded by the coding sequence ATGACCGAATTGCGTTTTACCGTCAATCACGAATGGCTGCGTCTGGAAGCCGATGGTCTGCTCACTGTTGGCATCACCCCCTTCGCCCAGGAAGCGCTGGGCGACGTGGTCTTCGTTCAGCTGCCGGAACTCGGTGCATACAGCGCCGGCGCGGAAGTCGCGGTACTGGAATCGGTGAAAGCCGCCAGCAACATCGCCATGCCGCTGGACGGCGAAGTGGTCGAAGTGAACCAGACCCTGGAAGATTCCCCCGATCTGGTCAACGAGGACGCTCTTGGCTCCGGCTGGTTCTTCCGCATGCGCCCGGCCGACACCAGCCAGCTGGCCGACCTGCTCGACCAGGCCGGCTATGAAGCACTCGTCAAAGCCAACGGCTGA